The Venturia canescens isolate UGA chromosome 7, ASM1945775v1, whole genome shotgun sequence genome segment CCCAAGTATCGCCATCGATCAAAAGTTGCGAAAACTCTGCGCGAAGCTAAAAGTAATGCTTTCTTGGCTTAAATTCCAGTGGTAGAACGCACGTGTTACTTTTTGAGCACTTTTCATTAATGAGTCATCGGAATGAGGATTGAAAATATTGTGCTGAAATTTTGTGTCCCCGAGGCCTTATTATCcttatcattttatttatcgaataTAAATAATCGGAAACTTCTGCCCTTTTCCAGCTGATGACACGCCCAATGAGGATTGGCTCCATTGGAAGGCTATCAACGAAGGCATGGGATGGAACAGATTCGAAGAAAATCCTCCGATTGCCCATTCCGCAAATCACACTGTTCTCTTCGAGGTAAGGTTTCAATGTGGTGCTAGTATCGTCGGAAGTTTTTAAGAGTATTTTTGAACTGACGAATCAATCAGTGAATTACACtagcacacaaaaaaaaccggattcggattcagcgcTTAAGGATTCTACCCTAATTAAACGgacaaaaaaatactattttcacgaatttttttgatcggtataaattataaatatggatataaagaGTGTTAGGCCTGAAAAGCAgactcttaaaatacacaaaattttatttttttatttttattttactcaatttttggacagaaaaatgggggagaagacaggtccaaaaaaaagatggctgttgataaaatctctggagtggatgatcggagaaaaaaaaaataaaagtggttttagattcaataggtaaatggcCATAGCACGTATCAcacgatttttgtttttttcaaaaatgacaaaatggcgtctattttttcaaaaactacgaaaaatcacgttttttcatcgttttttgcaaaaaaaagaaatagttgcgctataaattttaaaattcgtgTGATACGCGCTATAGCTGCAGCCGGAAAGAAAATTTGGTAAAactttggtaaggatcggttgaatagcttcggagatttgatcaacgagccgtcgaaaaacgtaattttgagaaaaacgcgtttatcAGGTCGCTCAGACAGCCAAGtgataattggaaaaaatacttGATCCAGTGTTACTGTCCCTTTATATCTCATATGACTCtcgcaaatttttcgtttcattttttccaattcgttGTGAAAAGCGAGCTTTTCACAGTCACGAACATGAAGATAAAACTCGATAAGCTTGTCCAATCGTCGACTTGATTTGTTGCAGCTCTCCAAGACTGATCGAGATGaaccgaaaatttatttccctCGCAACGAAGATAGATGGGACCACTACCACATTCGAATGCCTCATTCGATGCATAACGTCTACAAGATAAAACGAGCTGACGGAATAATCGAAAGACGACCCCGATGGCCATTGATACAGGAAAATCTGCGTCGGGATTTCGATTCGATTACTCAATTCGAGGAGGCTGTTTCGTCCTACTATCatcgaaatttgaaattcaccGCCCTCCATTATCTTTTGAAGGTTAATATCCCACATTTTAGCGAAATTATGAGCAATTACAGTTTCCAAACAGTTTTATTGTCATTCGATTTACCGGTTTTTCAGAtctcgaaaaaagaagaaactgactacttttttaagaagctGTTACCAAACATCGTCGATCTTGCGCTTCAATTACCGGAACTGGTAACCGTTCCCATTCCGGTCTTGATGAAAAACATCCATCACTCTGTCAGCTTATCTCAACTGCAAGTTGCTTCGTTGCTTGCCAATGCATTTCTCTGCACATTCCCGAAATGCCAATTGAAGCATACGAACCCGGAATACGCTCTTTATCCTTCCATCAATTTTGTTCGGTAAACCAacaacatcatttttttaacggCTTACAAATTCGAACAGTGTCTGAAACGCGctaaaaaaactgtttttagaagaaatagcaatagaaattgatgaaaatagaatttttagACATGCTTATTAGTAtttaaactttgtaaaaaaattatttcaattttttttcaaaaattacattataaaaaattacgtttccCGAAGCCCTATGAAAAAAGGTGCTCCACGGTCTGCATCATTTCTTCTTGAAATGTTGTTGGATCCgcgaaaagcaaaaaattctTGTAAAGTTGTAGTTACAGTTTGTCGAgccgaatttttgaaattcgaaaaatttagcaATTTATAgcagtgtaaaaaaaattgtgcattttGTCTCATAAATGTCACACTTTAAttacgtttataaaatttttaaatcacaATATCAAAAATCCGACTCGACggactatagaaaaaatcatttcgaatattcaaaaataaaaagcatgaaaaaatataaaaaactgcATGAGTTATCATGCAGACCGTGGCAGAAAAagtagttttaaaaaaaaacgcatttaaaACTGCGCATCAGGCCCTCTCGTGCGGCAGTCACGTTTTCTATAATAACTTTTGATCTataagaaatttttacaaatcaacTTTCACAAAAATACACCTATAGAGAAtaataactaaaaaaaatcgattttttgaaaactctgGACATGCGTAAGGCCTTAATCAACCttgattttatcaaattcgtaattttcttcactttttgaGCATCACGTAACAGCCGCTTTTTTTGTTCCAGGCTCTTTTCGGCGGGTTACGACGAAAAATGTCGAACTGGATTCAAATGTGtcatggaaaaattgaaatttattcttcATTATTTCGAGCGCGTGACCACCAAACGTACGTTAAAATACAACAATTTTAATATTCCGACAACCACAATTTCAAATATACAACAAATTTCATTCCACTTCACCAACATCTCTTGTGCGATAATGATGCAGACCCTGAAGGCAAGATAACTATCGAACGACGTTTTCTACTCGAAGAATTTTGTCCAAATTGGAGCAAGCAGGATGCGACGCTTCCTCCAGTGAAAATAATGCACAGCGGTACGCCGGCCGTCGAGGGTGCGAACATGCTGCAAGTGTATTTTGCAAACAAGTAAATGGCACTCTCCCGTCTCCTTGAACC includes the following:
- the LOC122413667 gene encoding poly(ADP-ribose) glycohydrolase-like — its product is MDKTQTHILSLLIILGCLILVAIFRFYVLTLYLDGFVRPKYRHRSKVAKTLREAKTDDTPNEDWLHWKAINEGMGWNRFEENPPIAHSANHTVLFELSKTDRDEPKIYFPRNEDRWDHYHIRMPHSMHNVYKIKRADGIIERRPRWPLIQENLRRDFDSITQFEEAVSSYYHRNLKFTALHYLLKISKKEETDYFFKKLLPNIVDLALQLPELVTVPIPVLMKNIHHSVSLSQLQVASLLANAFLCTFPKCQLKHTNPEYALYPSINFVRLFSAGYDEKCRTGFKCVMEKLKFILHYFERVTTKHPEGKITIERRFLLEEFCPNWSKQDATLPPVKIMHSGTPAVEGANMLQVYFANKFMGGDVLGCCCVDEEMKFLLYPELLVTMLLTEVLGGSEALVVSGIERYSEYKGSEETVTWAGDYVDETLRDSYGRRETFLVGIDALNFRAAPNAQFETKHILRELNKAYVGFRGEIRKNLPPIATRNWGGGALKGNPKLKFLIQWMAATVAERSMFYFTLGDQELTDKVTAVYQYVVQQKMDVAKLFSVLTKNPKDYKQRSEHSEFYLFVYQNVESVETCCGKDEDDCTADLV